Proteins from one Caldisericum sp. genomic window:
- the rsmG gene encoding 16S rRNA (guanine(527)-N(7))-methyltransferase RsmG, producing the protein METDSQKLKIYFDLLKNAPKRVVLMSPKEDEVTLYKKHIDEAKLYMPYVYKCTQVLDLGSGSGFPGIPLAIELPYVKFYLLDKRKVHIEFLRMVKDTLHLDNVELIHMDAALLKRTDYNFDCVVARAVNRIGTILDWVSSNIVSGGQIILGKKKDIEKELKDIKYPFELSELKETTFGYIVVIRKLQVRDAPQ; encoded by the coding sequence ATGGAAACAGATTCTCAAAAATTAAAGATCTATTTCGACTTGCTTAAAAATGCACCTAAAAGGGTTGTCCTGATGAGCCCCAAGGAAGACGAAGTTACTCTCTACAAAAAGCACATTGATGAAGCAAAACTCTATATGCCTTATGTTTATAAATGCACTCAAGTTTTAGACCTTGGAAGTGGCTCGGGATTCCCCGGCATTCCTCTTGCAATAGAACTTCCTTATGTGAAATTCTATCTACTCGATAAAAGGAAGGTTCACATAGAGTTTTTGAGAATGGTAAAAGATACTCTTCATCTTGATAATGTGGAGTTAATTCATATGGATGCAGCACTCTTGAAGAGAACAGATTATAATTTTGATTGCGTTGTTGCACGGGCGGTAAATAGGATTGGGACAATTCTTGACTGGGTTTCTTCAAATATTGTAAGTGGCGGTCAAATTATCCTCGGAAAGAAAAAAGATATAGAAAAGGAATTAAAAGATATTAAATATCCCTTCGAACTTTCGGAACTCAAAGAAACTACTTTTGGCTATATTGTTGTAATCAGAAAATTACAGGTTAGAGATGCGCCTCAATAA